TGCTCGTCCTCGTGGCTCTGCACGTGCAGGATCAGGATGCCGTCGTCGATGTAGATGTAGCTGCCAGGGCGCACCACCTTCGACAGGTTCTGGTAGTCGATGTAGAACTTGTCCTTGGTGCCCTTGTCAGCAAACGCAGGGTCTGTCGTCACGTAGCATGTCGCGCCTCGCTCCATCACGGCCTCGCCACCAACGAACTGTCCCGTCCGAATCTCGGGCCCCTTTGTGTCCAGCGCGATCGCGATATTCACACCgagctccgcggcggcctgGCGCACATTGTTGATCGTCGTCCGGTGGTACTCGTGTGACCCATGCGAGAAGTTCATGCGCGCAACAGACATGCCGCTCTGAATCAGTCccttcagcgcctccacgctCTGCGTGCTGGGGCCGATAGTGCACACGATCCGGGTCGCCCGGTGGTTCGCAACCGGCTCGAAGATCGAGAGCGTCAGGTTGTGAGCCAACTTCGAACAGGAAAGGCTACGCACGCGAAGCATTGACTCTGACAGTAACTTTCTGTGTGCACTCGCCAATTACTTGAGCATGACTACACTGCTATAGCGCATGAGTCGGGCTCGACCCCTCCCCGGCCTCTCACGGTCCCATCCAgtcgtgcgaagcagcgccagacACCAACGTTtcagcaacgcgccgactcagtcgtcgaagagcacggcctcctcgccttAAGCCCTGCCCACACCAGcttcgcaggtcgcctcacagccgctcccccactATGCCAGTCGCCCACCTGGTGCGTCCCTCGGGGCggctcaggctccccactCCAGTGGGCAGCGTGGGGGCCCGGGTAGTGCAGGTTCCAGTCACCTTGGCATTCTGCCTAATCATACGGGTGACACTAACGTGTGCACGATTGCaggtcgctgcggcgcaacgccgtccagggcctggccgccgacatctGTGGCAATGCATCGCGCTGACCCCCCCTCCGTCGTAGGCGCTCcaccctgccaccaccagaagtggtTCCGCATTTGTCAGCAAGTAGGGGGCTGTATGGCTTTCCCATACAGAGAGTGGGCTACCGGGACGTAACACCACGCACTGGGGCGTCCCTCATCATCAAAGGCGGCACAGAAGGTGGGAGAAAAAAGCGCGATGTACACAGAAGAATGGTGGCGTGCGTGGTACAAGAGGCGACGCGCGGGCTGTCGCTGGTGCGCTTGGGCTCTGACAAGACCAGAGAAGATGAAAAAGGTGCGTGCAGGGAGGGTGGGGCAAGGTGGAAAAACGGAGGAGAGCCATTTACGAGGGCATCACGAAACAAGTCAATAGCGTCAGTTGTGATGGGGCAGCGACGATTTCATCCTTTTCGACATTTAGCAAAGGCATAGTGGTCCCTGCGCACTGAACCGCCGCACAAAGCCGCCCTTTTCATGCAGAATGGAGGCTAGAAGGGATGTTACTTGGTAACGTAAGTTTGTGCAAGCGTGTGCTTGCTTCAGAAATACACGGACCCGATGATCAATCATAATCTCGCCTCGTTTGTCTCTTTATTGCCGGCACGAATAGGAAGCACCACGGATGTGACTGAGAGCAGTGCCGTGATGGTGCCTTGCACTCGATGAAACACCAAAGTAGAAAGATAAAGGAGTCGAGAACGTGGCATTGTACGCGATAAGGTATCTAAGGCAGCGAACAGCTGTACTGAAGGTTGCACTGTGGATGTGAACCTTTTTTTGTGCGGCGAAAGTGCAaggcgagaaagaggcgTATACCCGGGCGAAAAAAAACCTACGGCG
The window above is part of the Leishmania infantum JPCM5 WGS CACT00000000 data, contig 17, whole genome shotgun sequence genome. Proteins encoded here:
- a CDS encoding pyruvate kinase, putative, yielding MLRVRSLSCSKLAHNLTLSIFEPVANHRATRIVCTIGPSTQSVEALKGLIQSGMSVARMNFSHGSHEYHRTTINNVRQAAAELGVNIAIALDTKGPEIRTGQFVGGEAVMERGATCYVTTDPAFADKGTKDKFYIDYQNLSKVVRPGSYIYIDDGILILHVQSHEDE